Below is a window of Fulvitalea axinellae DNA.
GGCCTCAACATTGTTCGCAAGGTACTCCACCCCTTCAGGCGAAGACAAAACGGCGGCGATATGCACCATTTTCGGCTTTCCGAACTCAAGCACTTTATTCAATGATTTCGCCAACGACTGTCCAGTAGCCAACATCGGGTCGATGATAATCAACTCCTTGTCGGTCATATCCGGAAAAGCGCTGTATCCCAGATAAATGTCAAAACCGTCGGGAGCGTCATCAGCCTTACGGCGGTACGCTCCGATAAATCCGCTGTAAGACTTGTCAAACACGTCAAGAAATCCCTCGTAATACGGAAGTCCCGCTCTCAAAATAGGCAAAAGGATCGGCTGGTGTTCCAATACCGGTATCTCCGTTTTAGCCAAAGGCGTCGTAAACTCCTTTTTCTCGTATTTCAATGATTTCGAGATCTCATAAGCCATAAGCACGCCAAGGCGCTTCAGGTTTTTCCGGAAGCGCATGCTGTCATTCTGCACTTCAACGTTCCGAAGCTCCGCCAAAAACTGATTTGCAACCGACGCGCTTTCATTAAGACTGAATATCTCCACAGTATCAGGTGTTTTCGTTAATCGTTCACGGCAAAGATAACCCATTTTCGATCCAAGCCAAAGGGGCCGGCAAAATCCCCGCTCCGCCAACAGTCGGAAATGACGGGGGCATCGACTAACTTTGCCTCACTAAAAACGGCAACGCAACATCTCATGGAATTGTTACGACAACTATGCGCCATACACTCCCCATCAGGCGAGGAATTCCGAATGGCCGAATTTATTCTGAAGTATGTTGAAACGCATTCTTCGAACTGGAAAACAACACCGGAAATCATACACGGAGACGAGACGCAGGATATGGTTATCCTCGTTTTCGGAAAACCCCGCACAGCGGTATACGCCCACACCGACAGCATTGGCTTTACCGTAAGGTACAATGACCAATTGGTACCGATTGGCGGACCGGAAGCGGAAAACGGCTATATCCTAACCGGAAAAGACGGTTTGGGAGATATTGAATGCGAACTGACGGTTGATGCGGAAGGCCGTGTCAGGTATCGCTATTCGAGAGAAATCGACCGAGGAACAAGTCTGATTTTCAAACCCGATTTCAACGAAAACGCCACCGTTGTCAGGTCACCTAGCCTCGATAACCGGCTCGGGGTGTACAACGCCCTCAAAATTGCCGAAAACCTAGAGCACG
It encodes the following:
- a CDS encoding M20/M25/M40 family metallo-hydrolase; this encodes MELLRQLCAIHSPSGEEFRMAEFILKYVETHSSNWKTTPEIIHGDETQDMVILVFGKPRTAVYAHTDSIGFTVRYNDQLVPIGGPEAENGYILTGKDGLGDIECELTVDAEGRVRYRYSREIDRGTSLIFKPDFNENATVVRSPSLDNRLGVYNALKIAENLEHGALVFSTYEEHGGGTASVAARLLYERFGLKQALVSDVTWATDGVHIGEGVAVSLRDSGIPRYTFVKRILDIAKKSEIPYQLEVEASGGSDGRELQRSPYPVDWCFIGPPSADPHSPFETVSKKDIESMIGLYEILMREL
- the upp gene encoding uracil phosphoribosyltransferase; protein product: MEIFSLNESASVANQFLAELRNVEVQNDSMRFRKNLKRLGVLMAYEISKSLKYEKKEFTTPLAKTEIPVLEHQPILLPILRAGLPYYEGFLDVFDKSYSGFIGAYRRKADDAPDGFDIYLGYSAFPDMTDKELIIIDPMLATGQSLAKSLNKVLEFGKPKMVHIAAVLSSPEGVEYLANNVEAPCRLWTCAMDEKLNEKAYIVPGLGDAGDLAYGEKL